In one window of Chryseobacterium phocaeense DNA:
- a CDS encoding alpha/beta fold hydrolase, whose amino-acid sequence MDILNSKIFGENLTVTPLLVFHGLFGMLDNWGSFGKDLGEYLPVHLIDLRNHGRSFHSESMSHDDLADDIANYMDHYGIQKAHVLGHSLGGKAVMQFALKYPEKVEKLIVVDISPKAYPPHHQGIIKALETVDFNTVGSRGEVETVLSQYIPEKSTIQFLAKNLYWDDNKKLNWRFNLKTLSEKYNEFVSNAIKFGVFEGESLFIAGEKSNYILPQDEYGIKQQFPKAKIVTVKNAGHWVQAENPVDFANVVKEFLNIG is encoded by the coding sequence ATGGACATCTTAAACTCAAAAATATTTGGCGAAAATCTTACGGTAACGCCGCTTCTTGTATTTCACGGACTTTTTGGAATGCTCGATAACTGGGGAAGCTTCGGGAAAGATCTGGGAGAATATCTTCCGGTACACCTGATTGATCTTAGAAACCACGGAAGGAGTTTTCATTCGGAAAGCATGTCCCACGATGATCTGGCAGATGATATTGCCAACTATATGGATCATTACGGGATTCAGAAAGCACATGTCTTAGGCCACTCCCTGGGTGGAAAGGCTGTAATGCAGTTTGCCCTGAAATATCCGGAAAAAGTAGAAAAGCTTATTGTGGTGGATATTTCTCCAAAAGCTTATCCTCCGCATCACCAGGGAATTATAAAAGCCCTTGAAACCGTGGATTTCAATACCGTGGGTTCAAGAGGAGAAGTAGAAACAGTCTTGAGCCAGTATATTCCTGAAAAATCTACGATCCAGTTTCTGGCGAAGAATTTATACTGGGACGACAACAAGAAATTAAATTGGAGGTTTAATCTTAAAACTTTATCGGAAAAATATAATGAATTTGTTTCGAATGCCATAAAATTTGGTGTGTTTGAAGGTGAGTCTTTATTTATTGCCGGTGAAAAATCAAATTATATCCTTCCTCAGGATGAATACGGCATTAAGCAGCAGTTTCCAAAAGCTAAAATAGTAACAGTAAAAAATGCAGGACACTGGGTTCAGGCTGAAAATCCTGTAGATTTCGCGAATGTAGTCAAGGAATTTTTAAATATTGGTTAA
- a CDS encoding endonuclease MutS2, with protein sequence MYINKEDLNELEFPQLLAEISPFAYSPKTREKILQLRPMEIDEAELSLKKTSEYLSSFESSNAIPFDEYEDIESELKLMLIENYRLENSAFIKIKTLTEQIGKLQKFFPTMPDTFPNLIGDVSELEFRKEIIDKVDKVFNRFGEVKSDASPALKELRTEIQHAKKAIQENFNRALFNYGQSDFLDDIRETIIEDMRVLAVKSGFKKRVAGRVLGISKTGSITYIQPDSVVKHYFKLRENEEEEKKEIDKILRKLTAELAEFQPQLWRYQVYIFDLDLTRAKAKFAELVNGILPKINRHRTLKLKDAFHPLLWLRNKAENKTIFPQTLSLTDQNRIICISGPNAGGKSITLKTVGLLQLMIQSGILVPVHPRSEMFFFEKIMTDIGDNQSIENHLSTYSSRLKKMAGIIREADGQTLLLIDEFGTGSDPELGGALAESFMEYFYDKKSFAIITTHYTNIKLVIEQLPHAENAAMLFDEETLEPMYKLEVGQAGSSFTFEVAEKNRIPRFIIHAAKKKVEHDIVNLDKTIVKLQQEKFEVEKLKTDLAERKESVEDKRDNLQKLNDQLQQKLFNFQKLYEEEHRKLQFGNKIEAFIDSYVKGKSRKDVVKDFVKILEQEKFRKIGADKDESKRLQVVKRKITQQLKKEEVIEKIAETNEKLEEKRKTDRAVWMKEGQRVRIPGSTSVGTIEKISKNKVTVNYGTFKTTINADELERI encoded by the coding sequence GTGTATATAAATAAAGAAGATTTAAACGAATTAGAGTTTCCGCAATTGCTCGCGGAAATCTCTCCATTTGCGTATTCTCCGAAAACGAGAGAAAAAATTCTTCAACTTCGTCCCATGGAAATTGACGAGGCGGAACTTTCACTGAAAAAAACGTCGGAATATCTTTCGAGTTTTGAGAGTTCAAATGCAATTCCGTTCGATGAATACGAAGATATCGAAAGTGAGCTGAAATTGATGCTGATTGAGAATTACCGTCTGGAAAACAGTGCTTTCATCAAAATAAAAACTTTAACGGAACAGATAGGAAAACTTCAGAAGTTTTTCCCAACCATGCCGGATACTTTCCCAAATCTGATCGGAGATGTTTCTGAACTGGAGTTCAGAAAGGAAATTATTGACAAAGTAGATAAGGTCTTTAACCGTTTCGGGGAAGTAAAAAGTGACGCCTCCCCTGCTTTAAAGGAGCTCAGAACTGAAATTCAGCATGCGAAAAAAGCCATCCAGGAAAATTTCAACCGTGCTCTGTTTAATTACGGGCAAAGTGACTTTCTGGATGATATCCGGGAAACTATTATTGAAGACATGAGGGTTTTAGCAGTAAAATCCGGGTTCAAGAAAAGAGTGGCAGGAAGAGTTTTAGGAATTTCAAAAACAGGTTCTATCACTTATATTCAACCGGACAGTGTGGTAAAGCATTATTTCAAGCTGCGCGAAAATGAAGAGGAAGAGAAAAAAGAAATTGACAAAATCCTCAGAAAGCTTACGGCGGAACTGGCGGAATTCCAACCTCAGCTCTGGAGGTATCAGGTTTATATTTTTGACCTTGACCTTACGAGAGCGAAGGCGAAGTTTGCAGAGCTGGTGAACGGTATTCTTCCCAAGATCAACCGCCACAGAACATTAAAGCTGAAAGACGCTTTCCATCCTTTGCTGTGGCTGAGAAATAAAGCGGAAAACAAAACTATTTTCCCGCAGACCCTGTCATTGACGGATCAGAACAGGATCATCTGTATTTCGGGACCGAATGCGGGAGGAAAATCCATCACTCTGAAAACGGTGGGCTTGCTTCAGCTGATGATCCAGAGCGGAATTCTGGTGCCTGTACATCCAAGATCTGAAATGTTCTTTTTTGAAAAGATCATGACGGATATTGGGGATAACCAGTCTATCGAAAATCATCTTTCCACGTATTCATCAAGGCTTAAGAAAATGGCCGGAATCATTCGTGAGGCAGATGGTCAAACGCTTTTACTGATTGATGAATTCGGAACGGGATCTGATCCTGAGCTGGGTGGTGCGCTGGCTGAGAGTTTCATGGAGTATTTCTATGATAAAAAGAGTTTTGCGATCATCACTACGCACTATACGAATATAAAACTGGTGATAGAACAGCTTCCCCATGCGGAAAACGCTGCGATGCTCTTTGATGAGGAGACGCTGGAACCGATGTATAAGCTGGAAGTGGGACAGGCAGGAAGTTCATTTACCTTTGAAGTAGCGGAGAAAAACAGGATTCCAAGGTTTATTATCCATGCGGCCAAAAAGAAAGTGGAACATGATATTGTGAACCTGGATAAAACGATTGTCAAGCTTCAGCAGGAAAAATTTGAGGTTGAAAAACTGAAAACCGATCTTGCAGAAAGAAAAGAATCTGTAGAAGACAAACGCGATAATCTCCAGAAGCTGAATGACCAGCTTCAGCAAAAACTTTTCAATTTCCAGAAACTGTATGAGGAGGAACACCGCAAACTTCAGTTCGGAAATAAAATTGAAGCCTTTATTGACAGTTATGTGAAAGGAAAATCCAGAAAGGATGTTGTGAAGGATTTCGTGAAGATTCTGGAACAGGAAAAATTCAGGAAAATAGGGGCTGACAAGGATGAGTCCAAACGTCTCCAGGTCGTTAAAAGGAAGATCACACAGCAGCTTAAAAAGGAAGAAGTGATTGAAAAAATTGCAGAAACCAATGAAAAGCTGGAAGAAAAACGTAAAACCGACCGCGCCGTCTGGATGAAAGAAGGCCAGCGTGTGCGTATTCCGGGAAGCACAAGCGTAGGAACCATTGAGAAAATCTCTAAAAATAAAGTAACGGTGAACTACGGTACTTTTAAGACGACGATTAATGCGGATGAATTGGAGAGGATTTAA
- a CDS encoding microviridin/marinostatin family tricyclic proteinase inhibitor: MKDKNSKKKPFFASFLEKQLKDPETVKGGDSGIITIPERDVITKPSIDVVTSPKDDMMHTLKYPSDGDDDAPTVPL, from the coding sequence ATGAAAGACAAAAATTCAAAAAAGAAGCCGTTTTTTGCGTCATTCCTTGAAAAGCAGCTTAAAGATCCTGAAACTGTTAAAGGAGGAGATAGCGGAATCATCACGATCCCTGAAAGAGATGTAATTACCAAACCATCTATTGATGTGGTAACTTCTCCTAAGGACGATATGATGCACACTCTGAAATATCCATCTGACGGTGACGATGATGCGCCAACAGTACCGCTTTAA
- a CDS encoding acyltransferase family protein — protein sequence MRNEIKSLTGLRGIVALWVTFFHFFYFKTYWIQSVVGKGYVAVDIFFVLSAFLLTVSYSGKFKNLNTEGVQRFYKKRINRIYPVYFFSVVFISVFIAENLSLSEFLINAGLLQCFFNPNYSLNEVYWSLSTEWICYLIFPFLLWLILKYKINGWILIISGLAIRLISPLSAGYVLGSCYGYRKQIHTVSGHRFRGKFSDTDCLLLSSWDGYCFPTGNKNSEK from the coding sequence ATGAGAAACGAAATAAAATCACTGACCGGACTTCGCGGAATTGTGGCATTGTGGGTTACTTTTTTTCATTTTTTCTATTTTAAAACCTATTGGATCCAGTCCGTTGTGGGGAAGGGATATGTGGCTGTGGATATTTTTTTCGTCCTCAGCGCTTTTCTACTGACGGTTTCTTATTCAGGTAAATTTAAAAATCTAAACACGGAAGGGGTTCAGAGATTTTATAAAAAAAGAATCAACAGGATTTACCCCGTGTATTTCTTTTCTGTGGTTTTTATCAGTGTGTTTATTGCAGAAAACCTTTCCCTGTCTGAATTTTTGATCAATGCCGGACTATTACAATGCTTTTTTAATCCCAACTATTCGCTGAATGAAGTGTATTGGTCACTGAGTACCGAATGGATTTGCTATCTGATCTTCCCTTTCCTGCTCTGGTTGATTCTTAAATACAAAATAAACGGCTGGATCTTGATTATTTCAGGCCTGGCGATACGGCTGATTTCCCCCCTATCTGCCGGATATGTACTGGGATCATGCTACGGTTACAGGAAACAGATCCACACAGTATCTGGACATCGTTTTCGGGGTAAATTCTCTGATACGGACTGTCTCCTGCTATCTTCTTGGGATGGGTATTGCTTTCCTACCGGAAATAAAAATTCGGAAAAATAA
- a CDS encoding mechanosensitive ion channel family protein — protein MKDEIQDTKSFLQEISDQLYIYISQVTPGGMDWVVHIIVKLALLCAVFLVVDFLFKFAINFVFRFFRNDEKFPVIRSIYQSKITNSVAHFSALLVVGAIHPSIFPATALPKTNVFINRSINLGLVLILAGMLYRSLTGFRNYFTIKQDFYKIMALNAISETVKILGIFIFSVVGICVVFGIKGTTIVGSLGAITAVLVLVFRDTILGFVTGIHVATSKNLKVGDWVSIPKYSIEGNITDISLLTTKITNFDKTVSTIPTYDLLTTEIKNLQVMSESNTRRIKKSVYFNINSFKFLNEEDIERLKEINLISDYLEEKTQEIEKEKLNLEHKDKTINGRQLTNIGVFRYYVQKYIENDPDIDQNGAKMVRQLDITPQGLPLEVYCFANDSKWEHFEQIQADIFDHLLVASKEFDLQVMQVSVKV, from the coding sequence ATGAAAGACGAGATACAAGACACTAAAAGCTTTTTACAGGAAATAAGTGACCAGCTTTATATCTACATCAGCCAGGTGACGCCCGGCGGCATGGATTGGGTGGTTCATATTATTGTGAAACTGGCCCTGCTTTGTGCGGTATTTTTAGTGGTAGATTTTCTCTTCAAATTCGCGATCAATTTTGTATTCAGGTTTTTTCGGAATGACGAAAAATTTCCGGTCATAAGATCCATTTACCAATCGAAGATCACCAATTCCGTGGCTCACTTTTCCGCCCTTTTAGTGGTAGGAGCCATTCATCCGTCTATATTTCCGGCTACAGCGCTGCCCAAAACCAACGTTTTTATCAATAGATCCATTAATTTAGGGCTGGTGCTTATTCTTGCCGGTATGCTCTACAGGTCACTGACAGGTTTCAGAAATTATTTTACCATTAAGCAGGATTTCTATAAAATCATGGCCCTCAATGCCATTTCCGAAACCGTAAAGATCCTGGGGATTTTTATTTTTTCGGTGGTAGGGATCTGTGTCGTATTCGGGATTAAAGGAACAACGATCGTAGGAAGTCTTGGGGCCATTACCGCTGTTCTGGTACTCGTTTTCAGGGACACTATTTTAGGTTTTGTCACCGGAATCCATGTGGCCACTTCCAAAAACCTTAAAGTGGGAGACTGGGTAAGCATCCCGAAATACAGCATTGAAGGGAATATCACGGATATCAGCCTTTTGACGACGAAAATTACGAATTTTGATAAAACCGTTTCAACAATTCCTACTTATGACCTGTTAACGACAGAGATCAAAAACCTTCAGGTGATGTCTGAATCCAATACCAGAAGAATCAAGAAATCGGTTTATTTCAATATCAATTCCTTTAAATTTTTAAATGAAGAAGATATTGAACGGTTAAAAGAAATCAACCTGATCTCAGATTATCTGGAAGAAAAAACTCAGGAGATTGAAAAAGAAAAACTAAACCTGGAGCACAAAGATAAAACCATCAACGGAAGACAGCTGACCAATATCGGGGTTTTCAGGTATTATGTCCAGAAATATATAGAAAATGATCCGGACATTGATCAAAATGGGGCCAAAATGGTGCGCCAGCTGGATATTACACCGCAGGGGCTGCCCCTTGAAGTGTACTGTTTCGCCAATGATTCCAAATGGGAACATTTCGAACAGATCCAGGCTGATATTTTTGACCACCTGCTTGTTGCCTCAAAGGAATTTGACCTTCAGGTGATGCAGGTGAGTGTTAAGGTCTGA
- a CDS encoding GEVED domain-containing protein, producing the protein MFLLFLGTAQFQATNKTGNNFTESAFTIPTNLTVSNITYTSADITWDPVPGATGYLVRWRASTSLVWTTMNIPAATTSVNLNSLTPCTGYILEVIDTASGDVSFPLSFYTHLNYCKSMSTMLGALYLSNVTIIPSGGLPTMVSASSATNHTDFRPDLTRRIQLGLGSAGNVISVQPSWSGTPGTAYIRAWIDFNANEIFEASEMMISTVVDSTNPKSFVFNVPPLATIAQCGTTMRVMISQDMPGGPCGTFTYGEVEDYGVTLLNTNLAVHETAKSKEFSVYPNPVSDVLQISGLSEETDYEIFSVSGQKTGEGRTVENKLDVSHLTKGVYFIRFKNKETLTRLKFIKK; encoded by the coding sequence ATGTTCCTCCTTTTTTTGGGAACAGCACAATTTCAGGCTACCAATAAAACAGGAAACAATTTTACGGAGTCAGCCTTTACCATTCCAACCAATCTAACGGTTTCCAATATCACCTATACTTCAGCTGATATCACGTGGGATCCTGTGCCTGGAGCAACCGGTTATTTAGTAAGATGGAGGGCCTCAACATCTTTGGTTTGGACTACCATGAATATTCCTGCAGCAACCACTTCCGTTAATCTTAATAGTCTTACACCCTGCACAGGATATATTCTTGAGGTAATTGATACTGCGTCCGGCGATGTGTCCTTTCCTTTATCCTTCTATACCCATCTCAATTACTGTAAATCCATGTCTACAATGCTCGGTGCACTGTATTTATCGAATGTTACCATAATTCCTTCCGGAGGACTTCCGACAATGGTGAGTGCTTCCAGTGCAACAAACCATACGGATTTCCGTCCGGACTTAACCCGTCGCATACAGCTTGGTCTCGGCTCGGCAGGTAATGTGATTTCGGTACAGCCCAGCTGGTCAGGTACACCGGGAACGGCTTACATAAGAGCATGGATAGATTTTAATGCGAACGAAATTTTTGAAGCTTCGGAAATGATGATTTCTACGGTGGTAGATTCTACCAATCCTAAATCTTTTGTCTTTAATGTTCCTCCTTTGGCCACTATAGCCCAGTGTGGAACAACAATGAGGGTCATGATCAGCCAGGATATGCCTGGTGGTCCGTGCGGTACATTTACCTATGGGGAAGTGGAAGACTATGGGGTAACTTTATTGAATACAAATCTTGCTGTACATGAAACTGCAAAATCCAAAGAATTCAGTGTATATCCTAATCCGGTTTCAGATGTTTTACAGATCTCAGGACTTTCTGAAGAAACGGATTATGAAATTTTCTCTGTTTCAGGACAGAAAACAGGAGAGGGTAGAACAGTAGAAAATAAATTGGATGTCAGCCATCTTACCAAAGGAGTTTATTTTATCCGGTTTAAAAATAAAGAAACTTTAACCCGCCTGAAATTCATCAAAAAATAA
- a CDS encoding Crp/Fnr family transcriptional regulator has protein sequence MFESIIRNITRFVHLDEEEKKKFTDLLTYEKVPKKTILLKEGEVCKFEGYIQKGCLRMYCMDDKGAEVTVLFAIEDWWISDITSFQDQHPSKLNIETLEDSEIFMLNPETKEKLLQEIPKFEKAFRILVQRNLRTLQNRLIDTISKSASDRYLEFIKVYPTIPQRIPQYYIASYLGVSKEFVSTIRKRLGAKGT, from the coding sequence ATGTTCGAAAGTATCATCAGGAATATTACCCGGTTTGTACATCTGGATGAAGAAGAAAAGAAAAAGTTTACGGACCTTTTAACCTATGAAAAAGTTCCTAAAAAAACTATTCTACTAAAGGAAGGAGAGGTCTGTAAGTTTGAAGGCTATATTCAGAAAGGATGCCTGCGTATGTACTGCATGGATGATAAAGGAGCTGAGGTAACGGTATTATTTGCGATCGAAGACTGGTGGATCAGTGATATCACTTCATTTCAGGACCAGCATCCTTCAAAACTGAACATCGAAACGCTGGAAGACTCGGAAATTTTCATGCTGAATCCTGAAACAAAAGAAAAATTGCTTCAGGAAATCCCGAAATTTGAAAAGGCTTTCAGAATATTGGTCCAGAGAAATCTACGTACGCTGCAGAACCGTCTGATAGATACCATTTCGAAATCCGCTTCGGACCGGTATCTGGAATTTATAAAAGTTTATCCTACGATCCCCCAAAGGATCCCGCAATATTATATTGCTTCTTATCTGGGCGTTTCAAAAGAGTTTGTAAGTACCATCAGGAAGCGTTTAGGGGCAAAGGGAACGTAA
- a CDS encoding uracil-DNA glycosylase has product MTWTEVLAPIKNTPYFTTLWEKVKQEYAATKVFPPKNQIFRALEITPFDEVEVVIIGQDPYHNDYQANGLCFSVSEQVAAPPSLKNIFTELKDDLGIERISKELDDWGKQGVLLLNATLTVRAHSPNSHKDLGWEKFTDFIIKEISDQKENVVFVLWGAFAQKKAELINPAKHFILKSAHPSPFSVYRGFYGSKPFSKINEYLISKGKKPISW; this is encoded by the coding sequence ATGACCTGGACAGAAGTTTTAGCCCCGATAAAAAATACTCCCTATTTTACGACCCTTTGGGAAAAAGTAAAACAGGAATATGCAGCAACCAAAGTTTTTCCTCCCAAAAATCAAATATTCAGGGCATTGGAAATTACCCCTTTTGATGAGGTTGAGGTCGTGATTATCGGTCAGGATCCCTACCATAATGATTATCAGGCTAATGGTTTGTGTTTTTCCGTTTCGGAGCAAGTGGCGGCACCGCCTTCGCTTAAAAATATTTTTACAGAACTTAAAGATGATCTGGGTATTGAAAGAATATCCAAAGAGCTGGATGACTGGGGAAAGCAGGGTGTTCTGCTGCTGAATGCAACGTTAACGGTCCGTGCCCATTCTCCCAACTCGCATAAAGACTTAGGCTGGGAAAAATTCACAGATTTTATCATTAAGGAAATTTCGGATCAAAAAGAAAATGTGGTCTTCGTTCTTTGGGGAGCTTTTGCCCAGAAAAAAGCCGAACTTATTAATCCGGCCAAGCATTTTATCTTAAAATCGGCGCACCCGTCACCGTTTTCTGTTTACAGAGGTTTTTATGGAAGCAAGCCTTTCTCAAAGATCAATGAATACCTGATCTCCAAAGGAAAGAAACCTATTTCCTGGTAG
- a CDS encoding DUF456 domain-containing protein, with product MDTTLINILCLILLFLGILGTFLPVLPGLVLSICGLLIYKFGTDADLPMIYIWAFGILTAASAVLSYVIPAKTNRKYGGTRWGSIGSVIGTIVGIFIPIPLGFLIGMFAGVFIGELLHDSKDMNKALRSTKGAFIGFIYGTGFSLVVGVAMFLVVVLDMLNII from the coding sequence ATGGATACAACCTTAATTAATATTCTCTGTCTTATTTTATTGTTTCTTGGAATATTGGGAACATTTTTACCGGTTCTTCCGGGACTTGTGCTCAGCATCTGCGGCCTTCTGATCTATAAATTCGGGACTGATGCGGATCTGCCGATGATCTATATCTGGGCATTTGGTATCCTTACAGCCGCTTCTGCGGTGCTCAGTTATGTAATTCCGGCCAAAACCAACAGGAAATACGGAGGCACGCGCTGGGGAAGCATAGGTTCGGTCATTGGAACCATTGTTGGAATTTTCATTCCTATTCCGCTGGGATTTCTGATCGGGATGTTTGCAGGGGTATTTATAGGCGAGCTGCTTCATGACAGCAAGGATATGAATAAGGCCCTGAGATCTACCAAAGGGGCATTTATCGGTTTTATTTACGGAACCGGGTTCAGTCTTGTGGTGGGTGTGGCAATGTTTTTGGTAGTAGTTTTAGATATGCTTAACATTATTTAG
- a CDS encoding acyltransferase family protein, translated as MYTGRGVFFVPLLSALIIKHLYSEKKSLIKMFLETKAVYFLGNISYSLYIIHYIVKRQKMTIVDSYYLNNFLLIGFSILLSYFSYILIEKKVKIFKA; from the coding sequence ATGTACACCGGAAGGGGAGTTTTCTTTGTGCCGCTTTTATCCGCACTGATTATCAAACATCTGTATTCAGAAAAGAAAAGTCTCATAAAAATGTTCCTGGAAACCAAAGCGGTTTATTTCTTAGGAAATATTTCGTATTCATTGTATATCATTCATTATATCGTGAAGAGGCAGAAAATGACCATCGTGGATTCTTATTATCTCAATAATTTTTTACTGATTGGTTTTTCAATCCTGCTGTCTTATTTCTCCTACATACTTATTGAAAAGAAGGTTAAAATATTTAAAGCATAA
- a CDS encoding acyl-CoA thioesterase translates to MTTEERIAASETRIFKAVFPNTTNHYDTLFGGTAMQLMDEVAFITATRFARKRVVTVSSDKIDFKKPIPAGTIVELIGKVSHVGKTSMKVNVEIYTEEMYSYERERAIVGDFTFVAIDQFKKPIRIM, encoded by the coding sequence ATGACTACAGAAGAAAGAATTGCAGCATCCGAAACCAGAATTTTTAAAGCGGTTTTCCCAAATACCACTAACCATTACGATACCCTTTTCGGAGGAACTGCCATGCAGCTGATGGATGAAGTAGCTTTTATCACCGCCACCCGATTTGCAAGAAAAAGAGTGGTAACCGTAAGCAGCGACAAAATAGATTTTAAAAAACCTATTCCGGCCGGAACCATCGTAGAGCTGATCGGAAAGGTTTCCCATGTGGGGAAAACCAGTATGAAGGTGAATGTGGAAATCTATACCGAGGAAATGTACTCTTATGAAAGAGAAAGAGCTATTGTAGGTGATTTCACTTTTGTAGCCATTGACCAGTTCAAGAAGCCGATCAGGATTATGTAA
- a CDS encoding microviridin/marinostatin family tricyclic proteinase inhibitor, whose product MEKKNSKKPFFASFLEKQINDPEKIQGGGITTPTTDVLTVPQRDVVTTSPFLDNATSQLRDQVVTMKYPSDSDESGELEVL is encoded by the coding sequence ATGGAAAAGAAAAATTCAAAAAAGCCATTCTTTGCTTCGTTTTTGGAGAAACAAATTAATGATCCTGAGAAAATTCAAGGAGGTGGGATTACTACACCTACCACTGATGTGCTTACTGTACCTCAGAGAGACGTGGTAACTACTTCGCCGTTTCTTGATAATGCAACCTCTCAGTTGAGAGATCAGGTCGTGACGATGAAATATCCGTCTGACAGTGATGAATCAGGAGAATTGGAAGTCCTGTAA
- a CDS encoding GNAT family N-acetyltransferase, producing the protein MIKTERLILRHIHETDVEDILRIRSNEVINQFVKRNSPKNNYDALQFILTIKKRTQNNQTIYLGIASKDQPNIIGTICLWNFSEDRKTAEVGYELLPEYHRKGIMSEALKAVLDFGFNELQLGEIVAITHKLNENSKNLLLKHHFVLEEGKEDEGFPDNIIFSLKNGK; encoded by the coding sequence ATGATTAAAACCGAACGCTTAATTTTACGTCACATCCATGAAACCGATGTGGAGGACATTCTGAGAATCCGGAGTAACGAAGTGATCAATCAATTCGTGAAAAGAAATTCTCCGAAAAACAATTATGATGCGCTTCAGTTTATTTTAACCATCAAAAAAAGAACGCAGAACAATCAGACCATTTATCTGGGAATTGCTTCTAAAGACCAGCCCAATATCATTGGAACCATTTGCCTATGGAACTTTTCTGAAGACCGGAAAACGGCTGAGGTGGGCTATGAGCTTTTACCCGAATACCACAGAAAAGGAATCATGTCTGAAGCCTTAAAAGCGGTTCTGGATTTTGGTTTCAATGAACTTCAGTTGGGGGAAATTGTGGCGATTACCCATAAGCTTAATGAAAACTCAAAAAATCTTCTGTTGAAGCATCATTTTGTTTTGGAAGAGGGAAAAGAGGATGAAGGTTTTCCGGATAATATTATTTTCAGCTTAAAGAACGGTAAATGA
- a CDS encoding pyridoxine 5'-phosphate synthase produces the protein MTKLSVNINKIATLRNARGGETPSVTEAAVKIQEFGGQGITIHPRPDERHITRKDVYDLKPLVTTEFNIEGNPHRSFIDMVLEVKPEQVTLVPDADDAITSNAGWDTKKHLDFLTEIITEFKNAGIRTSIFLDPLPELVGHAAKTGADRIELYTEAYAKNYLTNKEQAIKPYYDTALAATEFGLGINAGHDLSLDNLKYFADNIPNLLEVSIGHALVSEALYMGLENTVQAYLKRLAKW, from the coding sequence ATGACAAAGCTAAGCGTAAACATTAATAAAATTGCGACATTAAGAAATGCCAGGGGAGGCGAAACGCCAAGCGTAACGGAAGCAGCAGTGAAGATTCAGGAGTTCGGAGGGCAGGGAATCACTATTCATCCACGGCCGGACGAAAGGCATATCACCAGAAAAGATGTCTACGATCTGAAACCGCTTGTAACCACAGAATTCAATATTGAAGGAAATCCGCACCGCTCTTTTATCGATATGGTTCTGGAAGTAAAGCCGGAGCAGGTAACGCTGGTTCCCGATGCAGATGATGCCATTACTTCCAATGCGGGCTGGGATACCAAAAAGCATCTGGACTTTCTGACGGAGATTATCACAGAATTCAAAAATGCAGGAATCCGTACTTCCATCTTTCTTGATCCACTGCCGGAACTGGTAGGGCATGCCGCCAAAACGGGTGCCGACAGAATTGAGCTGTATACGGAAGCCTACGCAAAAAATTATCTTACCAACAAAGAACAGGCGATAAAACCTTATTATGATACGGCACTTGCTGCTACAGAATTTGGGCTAGGGATCAATGCCGGACATGATCTGAGCCTTGACAATTTAAAATATTTCGCAGACAACATTCCGAATCTTCTGGAAGTTTCCATAGGGCACGCTTTGGTTTCTGAAGCACTTTATATGGGACTTGAAAATACGGTTCAGGCGTATCTGAAGAGACTGGCCAAATGGTAA
- a CDS encoding microviridin/marinostatin family tricyclic proteinase inhibitor, translating to MTDQNSKKKPFFASFLEKQIQDPEKVQGGGPITTPDTDIITAPSIDNVTRPVFDNVTTPSKDLLVTMKYPSDGDESVL from the coding sequence ATGACAGACCAGAATTCAAAAAAGAAGCCGTTTTTTGCTTCATTCCTGGAAAAACAAATCCAGGATCCTGAGAAAGTTCAGGGAGGTGGGCCTATCACTACTCCGGATACCGATATCATTACAGCGCCTTCAATAGACAATGTCACAAGACCTGTTTTTGATAACGTAACAACACCAAGCAAGGATCTTTTGGTTACCATGAAGTATCCTTCTGACGGTGATGAATCTGTACTATAA